In one Actinomyces trachealis genomic region, the following are encoded:
- the mnmA gene encoding tRNA 2-thiouridine(34) synthase MnmA, which yields MRVLAALSGGVDSAVAAARVLEAGHEVVGVHMALTRNRPATRSGSRGCCSIEDASDARWAAEILGIPFYVWDLSEDFEQRVVADFLAEYRAGRTPNPCVRCNERIKFEALLERALALGFDAVATGHYARLRGGASAGVPGDTSGLVLERAADTAKDQSYVLAVSGREGLARALFPLGDVPSKTAVREEAQRRRLPVADKPDSYDICFVADGDTRGFLTRSLGTSRGAMISPDGEVLGTHEGYFGFTVGQRKGLGLGQPAQDGRPRYVLETRPATNEVVVGPEELLRRDTVEGDKLVLLVEPDDGAGWRDVAVQVRAHGRPVPAEVTVDQAAGTLRAILHEPLRGLAAGQSVVVYGGPEGQQVLAQATVS from the coding sequence GTGCGAGTGCTGGCCGCCCTGTCAGGGGGTGTTGACTCCGCTGTGGCCGCCGCACGCGTGCTGGAAGCTGGGCATGAGGTGGTGGGCGTGCACATGGCGCTGACGCGCAACCGGCCTGCCACCCGCTCGGGCTCACGGGGCTGCTGCTCGATTGAGGACGCCTCTGATGCGCGTTGGGCCGCTGAAATCCTGGGGATTCCCTTCTATGTGTGGGATCTGTCCGAGGATTTTGAGCAGCGGGTGGTGGCGGACTTCCTGGCTGAGTACCGCGCTGGGCGCACCCCCAACCCCTGTGTGCGTTGCAATGAGCGCATCAAGTTTGAGGCGCTGCTGGAGCGGGCACTGGCCCTGGGTTTCGACGCCGTCGCCACTGGCCACTACGCGCGGCTGCGTGGTGGGGCCTCGGCGGGGGTGCCGGGGGATACCAGTGGCCTGGTGTTGGAGCGGGCAGCGGATACTGCCAAGGACCAGTCTTATGTGCTGGCGGTCTCCGGGCGGGAGGGCCTGGCGCGGGCCTTGTTCCCGCTGGGGGACGTGCCGTCCAAGACGGCGGTGCGTGAGGAGGCGCAGCGGCGCAGACTGCCGGTGGCGGACAAGCCTGACTCCTACGACATCTGTTTTGTGGCCGACGGCGACACTCGTGGTTTCCTGACCCGCTCCCTGGGCACCAGCCGTGGGGCAATGATTTCTCCCGACGGCGAGGTGCTGGGCACGCACGAGGGGTATTTCGGCTTCACTGTGGGGCAGCGCAAGGGGTTGGGGCTAGGGCAGCCCGCTCAGGACGGGCGCCCACGCTACGTGCTGGAGACGCGGCCTGCCACCAATGAGGTGGTGGTCGGGCCGGAGGAGCTGCTGCGGCGAGACACCGTGGAGGGCGACAAGCTGGTACTGCTTGTTGAGCCCGACGACGGTGCCGGTTGGCGAGACGTGGCCGTGCAGGTGCGCGCCCATGGGCGGCCGGTGCCTGCGGAGGTCACGGTGGACCAGGCGGCGGGGACGCTGCGGGCGATACTGCACGAGCCACTGCGTGGTCTGGCTGCTGGGCAGAGCGTGGTGGTTTACGGTGGCCCGGAGGGCCAGCAGGTCCTGGCCCAGGCCACCGTCTCCTGA
- a CDS encoding cysteine desulfurase family protein, protein MRTYLDHAATSPVRPEVAEQLAQDLRHGLPGANPAALHAAGRRAGALLAEARARLASALGVHPHEVVFTSGGTEADALVVAGRALAGRQEQERRGTPPALVVSPIEHPAVLDSARVAHTELGAQVRLLEVDADGLVVPGSLAQALAPGGVVLVSVMAANNETGVVQDLAALVAQVRALSGQERPGRPGYVPVHSDVVAALGRVPVDFHDWGLDAMSLSGHKLGAPVGTGALVSRRDLVLRAPSGGGRQERALRSGTQDVLGARALALAVELAVAEREAEAARLGALRAQLVAGVLRLPGAHVTVRDSAAHLPSTAHFWFAGADGEALLMALDLAGVDASAGSACHAGVAHPSHVLLAMGLGEAAARATLRCSFGPTTSATEVERLLAVLPGALETARKLP, encoded by the coding sequence ATGCGCACCTACCTTGACCACGCCGCCACCAGCCCGGTGCGTCCCGAGGTGGCCGAGCAGCTGGCTCAGGACCTGCGCCATGGCTTACCCGGAGCTAACCCCGCAGCCCTGCACGCGGCCGGACGGCGTGCGGGTGCCCTGCTCGCAGAGGCACGGGCCCGCCTGGCTTCTGCACTAGGCGTGCACCCACATGAGGTGGTCTTCACCAGCGGTGGCACGGAGGCAGACGCGCTGGTGGTGGCGGGTCGGGCGCTCGCGGGCAGGCAAGAGCAGGAGCGCAGGGGTACCCCACCAGCCCTGGTGGTCTCCCCCATTGAACACCCGGCCGTGCTGGACAGTGCACGCGTCGCCCACACCGAACTGGGAGCGCAGGTGCGGCTGTTGGAGGTGGATGCTGATGGGCTGGTGGTGCCCGGCTCCTTGGCGCAGGCGCTGGCCCCTGGTGGGGTGGTGCTGGTCAGTGTCATGGCAGCCAACAATGAGACTGGCGTGGTGCAGGATCTGGCGGCGCTGGTGGCACAGGTGCGGGCGCTCAGCGGCCAGGAGCGTCCTGGAAGGCCTGGCTACGTGCCGGTGCACTCGGATGTGGTGGCGGCACTAGGACGCGTCCCGGTGGACTTCCACGACTGGGGTCTGGACGCCATGAGCCTGAGCGGGCACAAGCTGGGGGCGCCCGTGGGCACGGGAGCCTTGGTGTCTCGGCGTGACCTAGTGCTGCGGGCGCCGTCGGGTGGGGGCAGGCAGGAGCGGGCGCTGCGCTCCGGCACGCAGGACGTGCTGGGGGCGCGGGCGCTGGCCTTGGCGGTGGAGTTGGCGGTGGCTGAGCGTGAGGCGGAAGCTGCGCGCCTAGGAGCCCTGCGAGCGCAGCTGGTGGCGGGCGTGCTGCGTCTTCCTGGGGCCCATGTGACGGTCCGGGACTCGGCGGCGCACCTGCCCAGCACGGCGCACTTCTGGTTCGCTGGAGCCGACGGCGAGGCTCTGCTCATGGCCTTGGACCTGGCAGGGGTGGACGCCTCGGCGGGGTCGGCCTGCCACGCGGGCGTGGCGCACCCTAGCCATGTGCTGCTGGCGATGGGGCTGGGTGAGGCGGCCGCGCGGGCCACGTTGCGGTGTTCTTTTGGGCCAACGACGTCTGCAACGGAGGTGGAGCGCCTGCTGGCGGTGCTTCCGGGAGCTTTGGAGACCGCCCGCAAGCTGCCTTAG
- the nudC gene encoding NAD(+) diphosphatase, with amino-acid sequence MNTRPDEQPSPASPRPAWFRSLSRHTTDRDSARHGQPGLLTTLVADATTRVLLVDARGRVALAESAGVMDLPDNGLTPSAPSDADYTVWARTGVVEDAGEGAAEGTGPRLAPLTIGDLPDPLRGELALAAQEPATADTCLQLLYLGQETVQAAKGARATAWLGVVVPAATAAEATPGTPTAPVPQGDGGTTCQDEVLLGLLACHPLTALRAVGAELDAHDAGLATPAIALAAWHTRTRFCPACGGRMTPVQAGWARACQACDAVQFPRTDPAVIMAVTDDADRLLLVHGATWPERRYSVVAGFVEAGESAEQAVHREVWEETSLRVASVEAFATQPWPFPRSLMLGYRARLAEGEELPVPDGREVTAAMLVSRAELVAAVQEGRIGLPGPTSIARALIDDWLGGSPLVQNASTRAVFGR; translated from the coding sequence ATGAACACTAGACCTGACGAGCAACCCAGCCCCGCCTCGCCCCGGCCAGCCTGGTTCAGGTCCCTGTCCCGGCATACCACGGACCGGGACTCCGCCCGCCATGGCCAGCCCGGGTTGCTGACCACCTTGGTGGCGGACGCAACCACCCGGGTGCTGCTGGTGGATGCCCGGGGGCGTGTCGCCCTGGCTGAGTCAGCCGGTGTGATGGACCTGCCGGACAACGGCCTGACCCCGTCTGCGCCTTCTGACGCCGACTACACCGTCTGGGCCCGCACTGGTGTTGTGGAAGACGCCGGTGAGGGCGCCGCTGAGGGTACTGGGCCACGTCTGGCACCACTGACTATAGGAGACCTGCCCGACCCCCTCCGCGGTGAGCTTGCCCTTGCCGCGCAAGAACCAGCAACAGCGGACACCTGCCTACAACTCCTCTACCTGGGCCAGGAGACCGTCCAGGCGGCCAAGGGGGCGCGAGCAACCGCCTGGCTCGGCGTCGTCGTGCCAGCAGCGACCGCCGCTGAGGCCACCCCCGGCACACCCACCGCCCCCGTGCCCCAGGGTGACGGCGGGACCACATGTCAGGACGAGGTGCTGCTAGGGCTGCTGGCGTGCCACCCACTGACGGCCTTGCGCGCCGTCGGGGCTGAACTCGACGCCCACGACGCCGGGCTCGCCACGCCCGCCATCGCGCTAGCCGCCTGGCACACCCGTACCCGTTTCTGCCCGGCATGCGGCGGCCGGATGACCCCGGTCCAGGCTGGTTGGGCGCGCGCCTGCCAGGCCTGTGACGCCGTCCAGTTCCCGCGCACCGACCCTGCCGTCATCATGGCCGTCACCGACGACGCTGACCGCCTCCTACTAGTCCATGGTGCCACTTGGCCTGAGCGGCGCTACTCCGTCGTCGCTGGTTTCGTGGAGGCGGGCGAGAGCGCTGAGCAGGCAGTCCACCGGGAGGTATGGGAAGAGACCAGCTTGCGGGTGGCCAGCGTGGAGGCCTTTGCCACCCAGCCCTGGCCTTTCCCGCGTTCCCTCATGCTCGGCTACCGTGCGCGGCTAGCGGAGGGGGAGGAGCTACCAGTGCCCGACGGCCGGGAGGTGACCGCAGCGATGCTGGTATCTCGCGCCGAGCTGGTGGCAGCTGTGCAGGAGGGGCGGATCGGCCTGCCCGGGCCGACGTCGATCGCCCGGGCCTTAATCGATGACTGGCTGGGCGGTTCTCCACTGGTGCAAAATGCTTCGACGAGGGCGGTATTTGGGCGCTAA
- a CDS encoding ATP-dependent DNA helicase UvrD2, with amino-acid sequence MPARPAPVPAPAPAPVPAPVPATGPTRRAPGPEELLDALDADQRQVAEHLEGALSVLAGPGSGKTRAITYRIAYGAQVGAYQPSQVMALSFTKRAAGEMRSRLAALGVPGVQARTFHSAALRQLRHFWPTAVGGYLPELVPGKIPLVATAAQRLGISVDKTALRDLAAEVEWAKVTLTLPEDYEQVAQAAGRVGVADQPPARIAQLLSAYEEAKAERGVLDFEDTMLVLIGILLDRQDIAETVRGQYKHFVVDEYQDVSPLQQRLLDVWLGRRRQLCVVGDVSQTIYSFTGATPRFLREFPHRYAGARVLTLNRDYRSTPQVVAVANRVLSTPIRPGAPRSLPHGAVHLVSQRPSGPAPRFQEHTDDVAEAQEVAQQVLRLQRSGVPLSEIAILYRTHAQSPALEQALADAQISHVVRGGAPFFRREEVKQAMAYLRAAPRTEADRLTGELLTDVKKVLSHCGWSETAPAVEGAARERWASLDALVSLAEEETGREGVTLEGFVAELLDRAQNEYEPRVESVTLSPLHTAKGLEWDAVIIVGLSEGLLPLRQARSTEELEEERRLLYVGVTRPRDHLILSYARARNPGGRPSRQVSRFLRGVWPEAVPEPSPSQRRKARAQAFQEESDTVTLALFSALKQWRKDTATQASLPAYTVFPDVTLREIAITRPTTRQELARVKGVGGIKLERYGQEVLGIVAKEASRH; translated from the coding sequence ATGCCAGCCCGACCAGCCCCAGTACCTGCCCCTGCACCAGCCCCCGTGCCTGCCCCAGTACCGGCCACCGGGCCAACCCGCCGCGCCCCCGGCCCTGAGGAGCTACTTGACGCCCTGGACGCGGACCAGCGGCAGGTCGCCGAGCACCTGGAGGGTGCCCTCAGCGTCCTGGCAGGCCCCGGTTCCGGCAAGACCCGCGCCATCACCTACCGCATCGCCTACGGCGCCCAGGTGGGCGCCTACCAGCCCAGCCAGGTCATGGCCCTGTCCTTCACCAAGCGCGCCGCCGGGGAGATGCGCTCCCGCCTGGCCGCCCTGGGGGTGCCGGGCGTGCAGGCCCGCACCTTCCACTCGGCCGCGCTGCGCCAGCTGCGCCACTTCTGGCCCACCGCCGTGGGCGGCTACCTGCCTGAGCTGGTCCCCGGCAAGATCCCCCTGGTGGCCACTGCCGCCCAGCGGCTAGGCATCAGCGTGGACAAGACCGCCCTGCGGGACCTAGCCGCAGAGGTCGAGTGGGCCAAGGTCACCCTCACCCTCCCGGAGGACTACGAGCAGGTGGCCCAGGCAGCCGGGCGCGTCGGAGTGGCAGACCAGCCTCCCGCCCGCATCGCCCAACTGCTGAGCGCCTACGAGGAGGCCAAGGCTGAGCGCGGCGTGCTCGACTTTGAAGACACCATGCTGGTGCTGATCGGCATCCTGCTGGACCGCCAGGACATAGCCGAGACCGTGCGCGGCCAGTACAAGCACTTCGTGGTGGATGAGTACCAGGACGTTTCCCCGCTCCAGCAGCGCCTATTGGACGTGTGGCTAGGCCGACGCCGCCAGCTGTGCGTGGTGGGGGACGTCTCCCAGACCATCTACTCCTTCACCGGCGCTACCCCCCGCTTCCTACGCGAGTTCCCCCACCGTTACGCCGGGGCTCGCGTCCTGACCCTCAACCGCGACTACCGCTCCACCCCCCAGGTTGTGGCCGTGGCCAACCGGGTGCTTTCCACCCCCATCCGCCCCGGCGCCCCCCGCAGCCTGCCGCACGGGGCCGTGCACCTGGTCTCCCAGCGCCCCTCCGGCCCCGCCCCACGCTTCCAGGAGCACACCGACGACGTCGCCGAGGCGCAGGAGGTGGCTCAGCAGGTGTTGCGGCTTCAGCGCTCCGGGGTGCCATTGTCAGAGATCGCTATCCTGTACCGCACGCATGCCCAATCCCCAGCCCTGGAGCAGGCCCTGGCGGACGCGCAGATCAGCCACGTGGTGCGTGGCGGGGCGCCCTTTTTCCGCCGCGAGGAAGTCAAACAGGCTATGGCCTACCTGCGGGCTGCCCCCCGCACTGAGGCCGACCGGCTCACCGGCGAGCTGCTCACCGACGTCAAGAAGGTGCTCAGTCACTGCGGCTGGTCTGAGACCGCCCCGGCGGTGGAAGGTGCCGCCCGCGAGCGCTGGGCCTCCTTGGACGCCCTGGTGTCCCTGGCGGAGGAGGAGACCGGTCGGGAGGGTGTGACCCTGGAGGGATTCGTGGCCGAGCTGCTGGACCGCGCCCAGAACGAGTACGAGCCGCGCGTGGAGTCTGTGACCCTCTCACCCCTGCACACCGCCAAGGGCCTGGAGTGGGACGCCGTCATCATCGTGGGTTTGTCCGAGGGCCTGCTACCCCTGCGTCAGGCCCGCAGCACCGAGGAGCTGGAGGAGGAACGGCGCCTGCTGTACGTGGGCGTTACCCGGCCCCGAGACCACCTCATCTTGTCCTACGCGCGTGCCCGCAACCCTGGCGGTCGGCCCTCCCGGCAGGTCTCCCGCTTTCTGCGGGGCGTTTGGCCGGAGGCCGTGCCAGAACCCAGCCCCTCCCAGCGGCGCAAGGCCCGCGCTCAAGCCTTCCAGGAGGAGTCCGATACCGTCACCCTGGCCCTGTTCAGTGCCCTCAAACAGTGGCGCAAGGACACCGCCACCCAGGCCAGTCTGCCGGCCTACACCGTGTTCCCGGACGTCACGCTCCGCGAGATCGCCATCACCCGGCCCACCACCCGCCAGGAGCTGGCACGGGTCAAGGGCGTGGGCGGGATCAAGCTGGAGCGCTACGGGCAGGAGGTGCTGGGTATCGTCGCTAAAGAGGCTTCGCGGCACTAG
- a CDS encoding YlbL family protein: protein MVEPARADRSGTVRSRTLWLLAVAVVFAATVFGLVKLPEGKIIESPGPTWDVLSRTEGSPGQAGTDLITVSGAPTYATSGQMRMTTVSVSGCPGHPITAFDVIGAWLSSDKKVLNREQVCPATLTQQDIDKQSQAQMTSSQDAAVVAALMESGAATSMTLTIKGSVSAQTQGLFQDGDVLREVTMDGVTTKITTFNQLRELLAKTPVGTKAVLGIERGGQPSTVEVTTQAPQDQGRSGSVLGVFLNAKADSEVDATFALQDVGGPSAGMVFALGIVDKLTPGPMLTGQDVAGTGTIDIAGNVGPIGGIAQKMRGAARDGATVFLAPAANCNEVVGNEPSGMQVVAVSNLHEAVEAATAIGRKQTEGLKTCQAVLAQS, encoded by the coding sequence GTGGTAGAGCCCGCCCGAGCCGACCGCAGCGGGACCGTGCGCAGCCGCACCCTCTGGCTCCTGGCGGTCGCGGTGGTCTTTGCCGCCACCGTCTTTGGGCTGGTAAAGCTACCGGAGGGAAAAATCATTGAGAGTCCCGGACCCACGTGGGACGTGCTCTCCCGCACCGAAGGCAGCCCGGGGCAGGCGGGCACGGACCTGATCACCGTCTCCGGTGCACCCACCTACGCCACCTCCGGCCAGATGCGCATGACCACCGTGTCCGTCAGCGGCTGCCCCGGGCACCCGATCACCGCCTTCGACGTCATTGGCGCCTGGCTCTCATCTGACAAGAAGGTCCTCAACCGTGAGCAAGTTTGCCCCGCCACGCTCACCCAGCAGGACATTGACAAGCAGTCACAGGCCCAGATGACCTCCTCCCAGGACGCGGCGGTGGTGGCAGCGCTCATGGAGTCCGGAGCCGCCACCTCCATGACCCTGACCATCAAGGGCAGCGTCTCTGCGCAGACGCAAGGTCTGTTCCAGGACGGGGACGTGCTGCGAGAGGTCACGATGGACGGTGTCACCACCAAGATCACCACCTTCAACCAGTTGCGCGAGCTGCTCGCCAAAACGCCCGTTGGCACCAAGGCTGTGCTAGGGATCGAACGGGGCGGACAGCCCAGCACTGTGGAGGTAACCACCCAGGCCCCGCAGGACCAGGGGCGTTCCGGCTCAGTCCTAGGCGTCTTCCTCAACGCAAAGGCCGACTCAGAGGTGGATGCGACCTTCGCGCTGCAGGACGTGGGTGGGCCCAGTGCGGGGATGGTATTCGCGCTGGGGATCGTGGACAAGCTGACCCCGGGCCCGATGCTTACCGGCCAGGACGTGGCTGGCACCGGCACCATCGACATTGCCGGGAACGTGGGGCCGATTGGTGGCATCGCCCAGAAGATGCGTGGAGCGGCCCGCGATGGGGCGACGGTATTCCTGGCGCCTGCTGCCAACTGCAATGAGGTGGTGGGCAATGAGCCCAGCGGGATGCAGGTGGTTGCCGTCAGCAACCTGCATGAGGCCGTTGAGGCCGCCACAGCGATCGGGCGGAAGCAGACCGAGGGGCTCAAGACCTGCCAGGCGGTGCTGGCGCAGAGCTAA
- a CDS encoding zinc-dependent metalloprotease → MLGERGAADAVAALRASGVDAEQLAQMGGMSELSQMTPSQIMAMRAQLQELFSAQTDESVNWKIGKDLALQQARSAGDPVVTAAQAEEIRQALTVADLWLDTCTDFLPAPGPREAWSRTDWVERTLPVWKEVCAPVATAATEALTSALINQINEMPAQMGEQTLQLGAIGSLMRMMAGTAFALQLGQAIGQLATESVSSTDVGLPLCNQPGTALVPANVEAFAAGLDVPEAEVRMFLSVREAATARLYAHVPWLRGQVMAAVDAYAREIRIDHHAVEEAVAQVDPNDPEALQQALRSGMFAPQETPAQKEALTRLETLLAVVEGWVEVVTFQAVVAQLPHAPQLQEMVRRRRAQGGPAEQVFARLIGLAFRPRRARDAAMLWGLLSTQVECSERDAFWSHPDVAPGPQDLDFPGDFLELRRAAQDRDSQVDADLASLLDGTLGYEGEAEAH, encoded by the coding sequence ATGCTCGGTGAGCGGGGTGCTGCTGACGCCGTCGCCGCCCTACGGGCCTCAGGCGTGGACGCGGAGCAGCTAGCCCAGATGGGCGGCATGAGTGAGCTTTCCCAAATGACCCCCAGTCAGATCATGGCCATGCGCGCCCAGCTGCAAGAACTGTTCTCCGCACAGACTGATGAGTCCGTCAACTGGAAGATCGGCAAAGACCTGGCCCTGCAGCAGGCGCGTAGCGCCGGAGACCCAGTGGTCACGGCAGCCCAGGCGGAGGAAATCCGGCAGGCCCTGACGGTGGCCGACCTATGGCTGGACACCTGCACGGATTTCCTGCCTGCACCCGGGCCACGCGAGGCCTGGAGCCGCACGGACTGGGTGGAGCGCACCCTCCCCGTGTGGAAGGAGGTGTGCGCGCCGGTGGCCACCGCCGCCACCGAGGCCCTCACCAGCGCCCTCATCAACCAGATCAATGAGATGCCCGCACAGATGGGGGAACAGACCCTACAGCTGGGCGCGATCGGATCCCTGATGCGGATGATGGCCGGGACGGCTTTCGCGCTGCAGCTGGGCCAGGCCATCGGCCAGCTCGCCACCGAGTCCGTCTCCTCCACCGATGTCGGCCTGCCCCTTTGCAACCAGCCCGGGACTGCTCTGGTACCCGCCAATGTGGAGGCCTTCGCGGCGGGCTTGGACGTGCCTGAGGCAGAAGTCCGCATGTTCCTGTCCGTGCGTGAGGCCGCGACCGCCCGCCTCTATGCGCACGTGCCGTGGCTGCGCGGGCAGGTCATGGCCGCCGTGGACGCCTACGCCCGCGAGATCCGCATTGACCACCATGCCGTCGAGGAAGCTGTCGCACAGGTAGACCCCAACGACCCCGAGGCCCTGCAACAAGCCCTGCGCTCCGGCATGTTCGCTCCCCAGGAGACCCCCGCCCAGAAGGAGGCCCTCACCCGCCTGGAGACGCTGCTGGCCGTGGTGGAGGGGTGGGTGGAGGTGGTCACCTTCCAGGCGGTGGTGGCCCAGCTGCCGCACGCTCCACAGCTGCAGGAGATGGTGCGACGCCGTCGCGCCCAGGGCGGGCCCGCGGAGCAGGTTTTCGCGCGGCTGATCGGCCTGGCTTTCCGGCCTCGCCGTGCCCGTGACGCCGCCATGCTGTGGGGGCTGCTAAGCACACAGGTTGAATGCAGTGAGCGGGATGCCTTCTGGAGCCACCCCGACGTCGCCCCCGGCCCCCAGGACCTGGACTTCCCGGGAGACTTCCTGGAGCTACGCCGTGCCGCCCAGGACCGGGATTCCCAGGTGGACGCGGACCTGGCCTCGCTGCTGGACGGCACCCTGGGCTATGAGGGTGAGGCTGAAGCACACTGA
- a CDS encoding PPA1309 family protein, with protein MSSSPAPTNSPETSTEALPSPGAMQPQSRPEALASTLVEIEAHIDQLGWDRPVLVFALARTLSMLDSDPAVAKLLPKTARQEAQANPEALTAVLQENLPATSTLDELLSQLSWPTHVEGAAICTESMVVPADVEAKALAITDPQERQELLEAHAERQDVRLLAAVMRTGENWCVMRMRGQDQLVQGEDLVPELVAGLRSTFA; from the coding sequence ATGTCTAGCTCCCCCGCACCCACGAACAGTCCCGAGACCAGCACCGAGGCCCTCCCCTCTCCCGGCGCCATGCAGCCGCAGAGCCGCCCGGAGGCCCTGGCAAGCACCCTGGTAGAGATTGAGGCTCACATTGACCAGCTCGGTTGGGACCGGCCTGTGCTGGTATTCGCCCTGGCGCGCACACTGAGCATGCTGGACTCCGACCCTGCCGTGGCCAAGCTTCTGCCGAAAACGGCCCGCCAGGAGGCGCAGGCCAACCCCGAGGCGCTGACCGCCGTGCTGCAGGAGAATCTGCCCGCGACCTCCACCCTGGACGAGCTGCTCAGTCAGCTGTCCTGGCCGACGCATGTGGAGGGTGCGGCGATCTGCACTGAGTCCATGGTGGTGCCCGCCGACGTCGAGGCTAAGGCGCTGGCGATCACCGACCCGCAGGAGCGTCAGGAGCTACTGGAGGCTCATGCGGAGCGCCAGGATGTGCGACTTCTGGCCGCCGTTATGCGCACTGGTGAGAACTGGTGTGTAATGCGCATGCGTGGGCAGGATCAGCTAGTTCAGGGCGAGGACCTGGTGCCTGAGCTGGTGGCGGGGCTGCGCAGCACCTTCGCCTGA